Genomic window (Enterobacteriaceae bacterium 4M9):
GCGAATAAATTCACCGTCAGCATCAAAACGCTGGCCCTGGGTCGTCGGGTTAAAGATGCGAAAATACGGCGCGGCGTCAGTACCCGTTGAAGCCGCCCATTGCCAGCCGCCGTTGTTGGCCGCCAAATCACCGTCCACCAGTTGAGAGATAAAATAACGCTCCCCTTCACGCCAGTCGATAAGCAAATCCTTAACCAGAAAGCTGGCCACCACCATGCGCAGGCGGTTGTGCATCCAACCCGTCTCGTTAAGCTGACGCATCGCGGCGTCCACAATCGGATAGCCGGTTTTACCCTGCTGCCAGGCTTCAAGCGCGTCAGCATCGTCACGCCATTTTACCCGCTTCGTCCAGCCAACAAACGGCTGGTGGCGGCACAGTGCCGGATAGTATGTTAACAGATGTCGATAGAATTCCCGCCAGACAAGCTCGTTAAGCCACACCGCGCCATCTTCACCATGCAGCGCACGCGGTTGTTCTGCCAGCAGGCGGTTCAGGCACTGGCGCGGCGACAGCACACCAATGGCAAGGTATGGCGAGAGCAGGCTGGTCCCTTCCCGCGCCGGAAAATCGCGCTGCTCGGGATAATCTTTTGCCGCCTGGCGACAAAACTGGCGCAGCCGTTGCAGTGCGGCCTCTTCGCCTGGGGGAAACAGCGCGGCATCCACCGCCTGCTGCGGATAGTGAAACGTCAGCCCGGCAGGCTTACTGACCGGGCCGCCTTCTCGCACCGGCGGCGCGCGCAGGCACTCCGGCGTATCTTCCTGCAAGCGGCGCAAAAAGGCTTTGCTGAATGGCGTGAACACCTTATACATGCTGTTGTTGCCGGTGGTGACGCTACCGGGCGGCAGCATCACGCTGTCGTCAAATCCCTGGCACACCACCTCATCACCCAACGCCTTTTCGACCGCAGCATCCCGCTGGCGCTCGTTGAACTCGTACTGATAGTTGTAAAACAGCGCGTCTACCTTGTGCTGCGCACAGAATTGTTTTAGCTCGCCGGGGCAGTCGGCAAAACCGTCAGTCTCCAGCACCGTGAGCGCAATGCCCTTCTGCGCCAGCGCCTCCTGTAATGCATTCACATGCTGTTGTATAAACCAGGCCTGGCGCGCAGCCATAGCGTGCTGGCGCCACTGACCGGGTGTGGCAATAAATACCGCCAGCACCTGCGCTTTACTGTTACGGCAGGCGGCGGCAAGAGC
Coding sequences:
- the phrB gene encoding deoxyribodipyrimidine photo-lyase, producing MPTHLVWFRNDLRLHDNLALAAACRNSKAQVLAVFIATPGQWRQHAMAARQAWFIQQHVNALQEALAQKGIALTVLETDGFADCPGELKQFCAQHKVDALFYNYQYEFNERQRDAAVEKALGDEVVCQGFDDSVMLPPGSVTTGNNSMYKVFTPFSKAFLRRLQEDTPECLRAPPVREGGPVSKPAGLTFHYPQQAVDAALFPPGEEAALQRLRQFCRQAAKDYPEQRDFPAREGTSLLSPYLAIGVLSPRQCLNRLLAEQPRALHGEDGAVWLNELVWREFYRHLLTYYPALCRHQPFVGWTKRVKWRDDADALEAWQQGKTGYPIVDAAMRQLNETGWMHNRLRMVVASFLVKDLLIDWREGERYFISQLVDGDLAANNGGWQWAASTGTDAAPYFRIFNPTTQGQRFDADGEFIRRWLPELEQVPGKAIHEPWAWADKHGQQLDYPRPIVDHKQARATTLAAYEAARKE